From the genome of Vitis riparia cultivar Riparia Gloire de Montpellier isolate 1030 chromosome 2, EGFV_Vit.rip_1.0, whole genome shotgun sequence, one region includes:
- the LOC117905662 gene encoding 21 kDa protein-like, translating into MEGSYFFNALAALFILLQLTTHMNTCSAARPSPNEAYAEFIKTSCRTTTYPQLCTSSLLSYASKIQTSPKILADTALSIALATAHSTSTAITKLSKTQSLKPGEAAAIRDCVEVLGDSEDELQMSIQEMEHPEGKSFGLQMSDIQTWLSAALTNDDTCMDSFAGNAMNGNVKTTVRGYILHVAQMTSVALALINNYALGQTTSP; encoded by the coding sequence ATGGAAGGTTCTTATTTTTTCAATGCACTCGCGGCTTTGTTCATTCTGCTTCAGCTCACAACTCACATGAACACATGCTCAGCTGCTAGACCATCTCCCAACGAAGCTTACGCCGAGTTTATTAAAACATCTTGCCGCACAACAACATATCCTCAGTTGTGCACGAGCTCCCTCTTGAGCTATGCGAGTAAAATCCAAACCAGCCCCAAAATATTAGCCGACACAGCCCTGTCAATTGCTCTTGCAACAGCCCATTCTACGTCCACAGCAATTACCAAGCTGTCAAAAACCCAGAGCTTAAAGCCTGGGGAGGCTGCTGCAATCCGCGATTGTGTGGAGGTCTTAGGCGACTCCGAGGACGAGCTCCAAATGTCCATACAGGAAATGGAACACCCTGAAGGCAAAAGCTTTGGGCTTCAAATGAGTGATATTCAAACATGGCTGAGTGCGGCCTTGACGAACGACGACACGTGCATGGATAGCTTTGCTGGGAATGCCATGAATGGGAATGTGAAGACTACAGTCAGGGGCTACATTCTTCATGTTGCACAAATGACTAGCGTTGCCTTGGCTCTCATCAACAACTATGCTTTAGGCCAGACCACTTCACCTTAG
- the LOC117927868 gene encoding 21 kDa protein-like gives MEGSSLSPPLTAFFILFFQFSACMSSSSAAHTNTDYIKTSCLATTYPHLCYDSLSIYANKIQTSPKRLATTALSVASSSARSTLVSMKQLSKTHGLKPREASAMIDCVEEVADSVDELHKSIEEMGHAGGPDFEFRMSNIQTWVSAALTDEETCTDGFAGRAMNGNLKKTVQRHINKVARLTSNALALVNKYASTHTPTSP, from the coding sequence ATGGAAGGTTCATCTCTTAGCCCACCACTTACAGctttcttcattctcttttttcaATTCTCTGCGTGCATGAGCTCATCTTCAGCTGCACACACCAACACGGACTACATAAAAACATCATGCCTTGCCACAACATATCCTCATCTCTGCTACGACTCCCTTTCAATTTATGCCAACAAAATCCAAACCAGCCCCAAACGGCTAGCCACCACTGCCCTCTCCGTGGCCAGTTCTTCAGCTAGATCAACGTTGGTATCGATGAAACAGCTGTCAAAAACCCATGGCTTGAAACCCAGAGAGGCTAGTGCCATGATAGACTGTGTCGAGGAGGTGGCAGACTCAGTTGATGAGCTTCACAAGTCCATAGAGGAGATGGGTCATGCTGGAGGGCCCGATTTTGAGTTTCGAATGAGTAATATTCAGACATGGGTGAGTGCAGCCTTAACAGATGAGGAAACCTGCACGGATGGGTTTGCTGGGAGAGCCATGAATGGGAACCTCAAAAAAACTGTACAGAGACACATCAACAAGGTTGCACGTTTGACTAGCAATGCCCTGGCTCTTGTCAACAAGTATGCCTCCACCCACACCCCTACATCACCATGA
- the LOC117932641 gene encoding 21 kDa protein-like, which produces MAKLGLSLLLVCSILHMVGTVDSAAARNSAATSFIKASCRVTRYPVLCFQCLSGYASTIRQSDRQLALTALSVSLSRARSATVFASKLTKVRGLKPREHEAVKDCIENMADTVDRLSHSVQELGRTGKAVSQDFMWHMSNVQTWVSAALTDENTCLDGFAGRVMEGNVKTAVRRKVIDVAQVTSNALALINRFAAKPRH; this is translated from the coding sequence ATGGCAAAGCTTGGCCTTTCCCTGCTACTTGTCTGCTCTATTCTTCACATGGTTGGCACGGTGGACTCTGCGGCTGCCAGAAACTCTGCTGCCACAAGCTTCATTAAGGCCTCATGCAGGGTCACTCGGTATCCTGTGCTATGTTTTCAGTGCCTTTCAGGCTATGCCAGCACAATTCGACAGAGTGACCGACAGTTGGCTCTAACTGCTTTGTCAGTGAGCCTATCCAGGGCTAGATCCGCCACCGTGTTTGCCTCCAAGCTGACTAAGGTTAGGGGACTCAAGCCTAGAGAGCACGAAGCAGTGAAAGACTGCATAGAGAACATGGCTGATACTGTAGACAGGTTAAGCCATTCGGTCCAGGAGCTTGGCCGCACTGGGAAAGCAGTGAGCCAGGACTTCATGTGGCATATGAGCAATGTCCAGACCTGGGTCAGCGCCGCCCTCACCGACGAAAACACTTGCCTCGACGGCTTTGCGGGGCGCGTCATGGAGGGAAATGTGAAGACTGCCGTTAGGCGCAAGGTCATCGACGTGGCACAAGTCACTAGCAATGCCCTTGCATTGATCAATCGCTTCGCTGCGAAACCAAGGCATTAG
- the LOC117932632 gene encoding uncharacterized protein LOC117932632, producing the protein MAALGISSAAIGFNTITIFRTKSAPRRLRTKISCVGWDPEGLFGSPNTGHIARLEFKRRLEKDADAREAFQRHVLEEKERRQALRQSRVIPDTPEELIEYFLDTEAQEFEFEIARMRHRLDKDFFSQLQSELGQLRFSVSKTEEMEDRLIELEALQKALLEGTEAYDKMQADLITAKESLTKILTSKDVKATLLEMVEKNELNRSLLALLDENIASAQSSEQKQAVAFMEKLRAAVLKYITV; encoded by the exons ATGGCCGCTCTCGGCATTTCTAGCGCCGCCATCGGCTTTAACACAATCACAATATTCCGTACCAAATCGGCACCGAGGCGTTTGAGGACCAAAATCTCTTGCGTTGGATGG GACCCAGAAGGTCTGTTTGGGTCGCCGAATACGGGGCATATCGCCCGCCTGGAGTTCAAGCGACGGCTCGAGAAGGACGCGGACGCTCGAGAGGCCTTCCAGCGCCATGTTCTTGAGGAAAAAGAGCGGCGCCAAGCTCTAAGGCAG TCTCGGGTTATTCCGGATACCCCAGAGGAGTTGATTGAGTACTTTCTTGATACTGAAGCACAAGAGTTTGAGTTTGAGATTGCAAGGATGCGACATAG GTTGGACAAGGATTTTTTCTCACAGTTGCAATCTGAACTGGGACAACTTCGATTTTCTGTGTCAAAAACTGAG GAGATGGAAGACAGATTGATAGAGCTGGAAGCACTGCAGAAGGCTCTGCTTGAAGGAACTG AAGCTTATGATAAAATGCAAGCTGACTTAATAACAGCAAAGGAAAGCCTAACCAAAATTTTGACTTCCAAGGATGTAAAAGCAACA ttgTTGGAGATGGTTGAGAAAAATGAACTCAATAGATCCTTATTGGCACTTCTTGATGAAAACATAGCAAGTGCACAAAGTAGTGAGCAG AAACAAGCCGTAGCATTCATGGAAAAGCTTCGTGCAGCTGTTCTCAAGTACATAACAGTTTAG
- the LOC117907442 gene encoding probable non-specific lipid-transfer protein AKCS9: MGANKMCESVVVVAVVVAVMMAGVGEAQNTASCASELTACVDYLNSTSPPANCCTPLKNAVENDKDCLCNLYNNPSLLQSLNINVTAALQLPKNCGITEELNCNAGSPSPTGSPPATPGKDGGGASMVAWTGMSSLLLLCASLML, from the exons ATGGGTGCGAATAAGATGTGTGAGTCAGTGGTGGTGGTAGCGGTGGTTGTGGCGGTGATGATGGCCGGAGTTGGTGAGGCACAGAATACGGCTTCGTGCGCGAGCGAATTGACGGCCTGTGTGGACTATCTCAACTCAACCAGCCCACCGGCCAATTGTTGCACACCACTCAAAAACGCTGTGGAGAACGACAAAGACTGTCTTTGCAATCTCTACAATAACCCTAGCCTCCTCCAATCCTTAAACATCAACGTCACTGCCGCTCTTCAGCTCCCCAAGAACTGTGGCATTACCGAGGAACTCAATTGCAATG CTGGTTCTCCATCTCCCACCGGCTCACCTCCAG CTACACCTGGAAAGGACGGAGGTGGCGCGAGCATGGTTGCATGGACTGGAATGTCTAGCTTACTATTGTTGTGTGCTTCTCTGATGCTTTAA
- the LOC117929727 gene encoding FAM10 family protein At4g22670, protein MDGDKLDQLKQFIEQCKADPSILSNPTLSFFRDYLESLGADLPPSAYKSGDSKSKNYVVEESDEEMADLQDAQEEGDDSDIVESDVELEGDTVDPDNDPPQKMGDPTVEVSEENRDASQMAKGQAMEAISEGKLEEAIGHLTEAILLNPTSAIMYGTRASVYIKMKKPNAAIRDANAALEINPDSAKGYKSRGIARAMLGQWEEAAKDLHLASKLDYDEEISAVLKKVEPNAHRIEEHRRKYERLRKEKEDKKIERERQRRRAQAQAAYEKAKKQEQSSSSRTHEGMPEGFPGGMPEGFPGGMPEGFPGGMPGGFPGGMPGGFPGGMPGGFPGGMPGGFPGGMPGGSPGGMPGGMPGNVDYSKILNDPELMAAFKDPEVMSALQDVMKNPANLAKHQGNPKVAPVIAKMMAKFAGPK, encoded by the exons ATGGATGGCGATAAGCTCGACCAGTTGAAGCAATTCATCGAACAGTGCAAAGCTGATCCATCCATTCTCAGCAATCCTACGCTTTCCTTTTTCCGCGACTACTTGGAGAG TCTGGGTGCTGATCTTCCTCCTTCTGCTTACAAGAGTGGAGATTCGAAATCG AAAAACTATGTGGTGGAGGAGAGCGACGAGGAAATGGCGGACCTCCAAGACGCGCAAGAGGAAGGGGACGACAGCGATATAGTCGAGTCCGATGTTGAGCTCGAAGGCGATACTGTTGATCCTGATAATGATCCGCCGCAAAAG ATGGGGGACCCAACAGTGGAGGTTTCGGAAGAAAATCGTGATGCTTCTCAAATGGCAAAAGGGCAAGCCATGGAAGCTATTTCCGAAG GTAAGTTGGAGGAAGCAATTGGGCATCTGACTGAGGCAATTTTGCTCAACCCAACATCAGCAATTATGTATGGAACCAGAG CTAGTGTGTACATCAAAATGAAGAAGCCCAATGCCGCTATCCGGGATGCCAATGCAGCTTTAGAG ATTAATCCAGATTCTGCTAAAGGGTACAAGTCCCGTGGCATAGCAAGAGCAATGCTCGGCCAGTGGGAAGAGGCGGCAAAGGATCTCCACTTGGCGTCAAAGTTAGATTATGACGAGGAGATAAGTGCTGTACTTAAGAAG GTTGAGCCTAATGCACACAGGATCGAGGAACACCGTAGGAAGTATGAAAGGTTGCGCAAAGAAAAAGAGGACAAGAAGATTGAACGTGAGAGACAACGTCGACGGGCTCAAGCTCAG GCTGCATATGAGAAGGCTAAGAAGCAAGAGCAGTCATCATCCAGTAGAACTCATGAAGGCATGCCGGAAGGTTTTCCTGGGGGAATGCCGGAAGGTTTTCCTGGGGGAATGCCAGAAGGTTTTCCTGGGGGAATGCCTGGAGGTTTTCCTGGGGGAATGCCTGGCGGCTTTCCTGGGGGAATGCCAGGAGGCTTTCCTGGGGGAATGCCAGGAGGCTTTCCTGGGGGTATGCCTGGAGGATCCCCTGGTGGCATGCCAGGGGGGATGCCTGGAAACGTTGATTATAGCAAAATATTGAAT GATCCTGAACTGATGGCAGCATTCAAAGATCCAGAAGTGATGTCAGCTCTTCAAGATG